A genome region from Macaca fascicularis isolate 582-1 chromosome 3, T2T-MFA8v1.1 includes the following:
- the CDK5 gene encoding cyclin-dependent kinase 5 isoform X1 yields MQKYEKLEKIGEGTYGTVFKAKNRETHEIVALKRVRLDDDDEGVPSSALREICLLKELKHKNIVRLHDVLHSDKKLTLVFEFCDQDLKKYFDSCNGDLDPEIVKSFLFQLLKGLGFCHSRNVLHRDLKPQNLLINRNGELKLADFGLARAFGIPVRCYSAEVVTLWYRPPDVLFGAKLYSTSIDMWSAGCIFAELANAGRPLFPGNDVDDQLKRIFRLLGTPTEEQWPSMTKLPDYKPYPMYPATTSLVNVVPKLNATGRDLLQNLLKCNPVQRISAEEALQHPYFSDFCPP; encoded by the exons ATGCAGAAATACGAGAAACTGGAAAAGATTGGGGAAG GCACCTACGGAACAGTGTTCAAGGCCAAAAACCGGGAGACTCATGAGATCGTGGCTCTGAAACGGGTGAGGCTGGATGACGATGATGAG GGTGTGCCGAGTTCTGCCCTCCGGGAGATCTGCCTACTCAAGGAGCTCAAGCACAAGAACATCGTCAG GCTTCATGATGTCCTGCACAGTGACAAGAAGCTGACTTTGGTTTTTGAATTCTGTGACCAG GACCTGAAGAAGTATTTTGATAGTTGCAATGGTGACCTTGATCCTGAGATTGTAAAG TCATTCCTCTTCCAGCTACTGAAAGGCCTGGGATTCTGTCATAGCCGCAATGTGCTACACAGGGACCTGAAGCCCCAGAACCTGCTAATAAACAGG AATGGGGAGCTGAAATTGGCTGATTTCGGCCTGGCTCGAGCCTTTGGGATCCCTGTCCGCTGTTACTCAGCTGAG GTGGTCACACTGTGGTACCGCCCACCGGATGTCCTCTTTGGGGCCAAGCTGTACTCCACGTCCATCGACATGTGGTCAGCCGGCTGCATCTTTGCAG AGCTGGCCAATGCTGGGCGGCCTCTTTTTCCCGGCAATGATGTTGATGACCAGTTGAAGAGGATCTTCCG GCTGCTGGGGACGCCCACTGAGGAGCAGTGGCCCTCTATGACCAAGCTGCCAGACTATAAG CCCTACCCGATGTACCCGGCCACAACATCCCTGGTGAACGTCGTGCCCAAACTCAATGCCACGGGGAGGGACCTGCTGCAG AACCTTCTGAAGTGTAACCCTGTCCAGCGTATCTCAGCAGAAGAGGCCCTGCAGCACCCCTACTTCTCCGACTTCTGCCCGCCCTAG
- the CDK5 gene encoding cyclin-dependent kinase 5 isoform X2, with amino-acid sequence MQKYEKLEKIGEGTYGTVFKAKNRETHEIVALKRVRLDDDDEGVPSSALREICLLKELKHKNIVRLHDVLHSDKKLTLVFEFCDQSFLFQLLKGLGFCHSRNVLHRDLKPQNLLINRNGELKLADFGLARAFGIPVRCYSAEVVTLWYRPPDVLFGAKLYSTSIDMWSAGCIFAELANAGRPLFPGNDVDDQLKRIFRLLGTPTEEQWPSMTKLPDYKPYPMYPATTSLVNVVPKLNATGRDLLQNLLKCNPVQRISAEEALQHPYFSDFCPP; translated from the exons ATGCAGAAATACGAGAAACTGGAAAAGATTGGGGAAG GCACCTACGGAACAGTGTTCAAGGCCAAAAACCGGGAGACTCATGAGATCGTGGCTCTGAAACGGGTGAGGCTGGATGACGATGATGAG GGTGTGCCGAGTTCTGCCCTCCGGGAGATCTGCCTACTCAAGGAGCTCAAGCACAAGAACATCGTCAG GCTTCATGATGTCCTGCACAGTGACAAGAAGCTGACTTTGGTTTTTGAATTCTGTGACCAG TCATTCCTCTTCCAGCTACTGAAAGGCCTGGGATTCTGTCATAGCCGCAATGTGCTACACAGGGACCTGAAGCCCCAGAACCTGCTAATAAACAGG AATGGGGAGCTGAAATTGGCTGATTTCGGCCTGGCTCGAGCCTTTGGGATCCCTGTCCGCTGTTACTCAGCTGAG GTGGTCACACTGTGGTACCGCCCACCGGATGTCCTCTTTGGGGCCAAGCTGTACTCCACGTCCATCGACATGTGGTCAGCCGGCTGCATCTTTGCAG AGCTGGCCAATGCTGGGCGGCCTCTTTTTCCCGGCAATGATGTTGATGACCAGTTGAAGAGGATCTTCCG GCTGCTGGGGACGCCCACTGAGGAGCAGTGGCCCTCTATGACCAAGCTGCCAGACTATAAG CCCTACCCGATGTACCCGGCCACAACATCCCTGGTGAACGTCGTGCCCAAACTCAATGCCACGGGGAGGGACCTGCTGCAG AACCTTCTGAAGTGTAACCCTGTCCAGCGTATCTCAGCAGAAGAGGCCCTGCAGCACCCCTACTTCTCCGACTTCTGCCCGCCCTAG
- the LOC135970275 gene encoding uncharacterized protein isoform X2, with translation MQRKGFRVKVMPPPCCPESRSDSEKG, from the exons ATGCAAAGAAAGGGATTCAGGGTGAAG GTTATGCCTCCGCCTTGTTGCCCTGAAAGCCGCAGCGACAGCGAAAAGGGCTAA
- the LOC135970275 gene encoding uncharacterized protein isoform X1: MPPPCCPESRSDSEKG; this comes from the coding sequence ATGCCTCCGCCTTGTTGCCCTGAAAGCCGCAGCGACAGCGAAAAGGGCTAA